The following are from one region of the Paenibacillus sabinae T27 genome:
- a CDS encoding sigma-70 family RNA polymerase sigma factor encodes MDNNQVTELLKNFRSYEYAAMMCGEPPEVERQPMIYMERMRNLTTWDQQRYNRIVKLIRGAVDYVLNDDQRTVIMRKYLDRNTLTLKEIAVLLHKDRTTVGRWHTEAINSLAKALHPMAEEEREINNFDHMFDRNWTFKEPA; translated from the coding sequence ATGGACAACAACCAAGTGACTGAGCTGCTGAAGAACTTCCGGTCGTATGAGTATGCGGCGATGATGTGCGGAGAACCTCCAGAAGTGGAAAGACAACCGATGATATACATGGAGCGAATGCGAAACCTAACAACATGGGACCAGCAGCGTTACAACCGGATAGTCAAACTCATACGAGGTGCAGTAGACTACGTGTTAAACGATGACCAACGAACGGTGATTATGCGCAAGTATCTGGACCGTAACACGTTAACACTGAAGGAAATCGCCGTACTGCTGCATAAAGACCGTACAACGGTAGGAAGATGGCATACAGAGGCGATTAATAGTCTAGCCAAAGCGTTGCATCCGATGGCGGAGGAAGAACGGGAAATAAACAACTTCGATCACATGTTTGACCGCAATTGGACATTCAAAGAACCCGCGTAA
- a CDS encoding DUF3797 domain-containing protein — protein sequence MDIIRAVELSKQYAACPECGNIYVNNGEGTIRIDKDSFYRSCKCGWSVTINDEKET from the coding sequence TTGGATATCATTCGAGCGGTGGAACTATCCAAGCAATACGCCGCGTGCCCGGAATGCGGAAACATTTACGTAAACAATGGAGAGGGAACGATCCGGATTGATAAAGATTCGTTTTATCGTTCCTGCAAATGCGGATGGTCAGTTACCATAAATGATGAAAAAGAAACGTAA
- a CDS encoding terminase small subunit, protein MALTAKQELFCKEYIVDLNATQAAIRAGYSERTAGSVGHENLKKPEIADKIAELQQERGKKVGIDAQWVLDRLVELTDRCMQGEPVTDREGNPTGEWKFDSSGANKALENIGKHLGMFKEKVEHSGNMGVSIINDIPRKQ, encoded by the coding sequence ATGGCATTGACGGCCAAACAAGAATTGTTTTGCAAGGAATACATTGTTGACCTCAATGCCACTCAAGCGGCTATACGAGCAGGGTACAGTGAGCGCACAGCAGGAAGTGTGGGACATGAAAACCTTAAAAAACCTGAAATTGCTGATAAAATCGCTGAATTACAGCAGGAACGCGGCAAAAAGGTCGGTATAGACGCTCAGTGGGTGCTAGACAGGCTTGTAGAGTTAACGGATAGGTGTATGCAGGGTGAACCTGTAACGGACCGTGAAGGCAATCCTACAGGGGAGTGGAAGTTTGATTCTTCCGGGGCGAATAAGGCGCTCGAAAACATTGGTAAGCACCTTGGAATGTTTAAAGAAAAGGTGGAACACAGCGGAAACATGGGGGTGAGCATTATCAATGACATCCCTCGCAAGCAATAG
- a CDS encoding portal protein — MDEKKMTESDWVGKVEELKKQGEDWATRKQILINLNYYLGNQWIGWNQGTKSVQALPYDGQERITHNVLQQRVQTKLAKQTKNRIKYDVTPDTGDQTRIEVAKAATKFLHYWWDTEEMDLKTRDIFLNGDVKQWCAAKTFFDPEAGKDITPTENDPGYKEWEAAGKKPISTGEIKCRICDPLTLYIDPSATTDDEIRWIVEEKPRDIDYVKDKYGKEVTPDDNVDFAPSFDITGSGTGIVEGKQKNKNMVMVRELWMKPCKKYPNGLKITTTRQDFLDKDENAGDLPYIIFGDIPIPGSVKYKSFMESMLPIQRGLNISLTMFATNMKKMGATKWAVPLGSNVDEEELNDEISGIIHYNASTGGKVERIPGADIPNGFDRIIEYYNRLIDDMSGAREVSQGRLPAGLDTASGLQLMVEQENEKMAVTSQNYERGMKKLLKRVLRLMKKHYTEERLGRILGPDNDIELISFTGSDLSGEEDINVVQGSSLPELKSAQQDRIMTLWQAGAILNKDGTPDATTFLKMMGIGDSTELFEQQKLDEDKAKMENKLFVQMAESPEVFALVDQYQQDQAHYEGILQQAAANGIDPAAIPAPPPLQIPGAPIVRDFYDHDVHVYNHNLFRKSSEYEQLPPQIQFIVDQHVQEHMDAIQAPIIAQQQAEAEAAAQQQAEQGQQAEADRQFQRESKQQDHTMKMQQEAMKGQMAMQQAQVKAGAGV, encoded by the coding sequence GTGGACGAAAAGAAGATGACCGAATCCGATTGGGTAGGAAAGGTTGAGGAACTCAAGAAGCAGGGTGAAGATTGGGCCACGCGCAAACAGATTCTCATTAACCTGAACTACTACCTTGGAAACCAGTGGATCGGCTGGAATCAAGGAACCAAGAGCGTACAAGCCCTACCGTATGACGGACAGGAGCGCATCACACACAACGTATTGCAGCAGCGGGTACAGACGAAACTCGCCAAGCAGACGAAGAACCGTATCAAGTACGATGTAACGCCGGACACAGGAGACCAAACGCGCATTGAAGTAGCAAAGGCTGCAACGAAGTTTCTGCATTACTGGTGGGATACCGAGGAAATGGACCTAAAAACCCGTGATATCTTCCTTAACGGAGATGTGAAACAGTGGTGCGCCGCGAAAACATTCTTCGATCCTGAAGCGGGTAAGGACATTACCCCTACAGAGAACGACCCGGGATACAAGGAATGGGAAGCAGCCGGAAAGAAACCCATCAGCACCGGGGAAATCAAATGCCGCATCTGCGACCCACTCACGCTTTACATAGACCCATCCGCCACCACAGACGACGAAATCCGCTGGATCGTGGAAGAAAAGCCGCGGGACATTGATTACGTTAAGGATAAGTACGGAAAAGAAGTCACGCCGGACGATAACGTAGACTTTGCTCCATCCTTTGACATTACGGGCAGCGGTACGGGAATTGTAGAGGGCAAGCAGAAGAACAAGAACATGGTAATGGTGCGGGAACTATGGATGAAGCCATGCAAGAAGTATCCGAACGGGCTGAAGATCACCACCACACGACAGGACTTCCTTGACAAGGACGAAAACGCCGGGGATTTGCCGTACATCATATTTGGTGACATTCCGATCCCGGGAAGTGTCAAATACAAGTCGTTCATGGAGTCCATGCTGCCAATTCAGCGCGGCCTGAACATCAGTTTGACGATGTTTGCTACCAACATGAAGAAGATGGGTGCAACCAAATGGGCGGTTCCGCTTGGTTCCAACGTAGATGAAGAAGAACTCAACGACGAAATCAGCGGAATTATCCATTACAACGCGTCAACAGGCGGCAAGGTCGAACGTATCCCGGGAGCAGACATCCCGAACGGCTTTGACCGCATCATTGAGTATTACAACCGGCTCATTGACGATATGAGCGGGGCCAGAGAGGTCAGCCAAGGACGATTACCGGCTGGACTTGATACAGCATCCGGCCTGCAACTCATGGTTGAGCAAGAGAACGAGAAGATGGCCGTCACCTCACAGAACTATGAACGCGGTATGAAGAAGCTTTTAAAGCGTGTGCTGCGGCTGATGAAGAAGCATTATACGGAAGAACGGCTCGGGCGTATCTTGGGACCGGATAACGATATTGAACTCATCAGCTTCACAGGATCTGATTTGAGCGGTGAAGAGGACATCAACGTTGTCCAAGGGTCTAGCTTACCTGAACTCAAAAGCGCCCAGCAGGACCGCATCATGACGCTGTGGCAAGCCGGTGCAATCCTGAACAAGGACGGTACACCGGATGCCACCACGTTCTTGAAGATGATGGGTATCGGCGATTCCACGGAACTCTTCGAGCAGCAGAAGCTTGATGAAGACAAAGCGAAGATGGAAAACAAGCTGTTCGTACAGATGGCCGAAAGCCCGGAAGTGTTTGCGCTGGTTGATCAGTACCAGCAGGACCAAGCGCATTACGAAGGGATATTGCAGCAAGCCGCAGCAAACGGAATTGACCCTGCCGCCATTCCTGCACCTCCGCCGCTTCAAATACCCGGCGCTCCGATTGTGCGGGACTTCTACGACCACGACGTTCACGTGTACAATCACAACCTGTTCCGCAAATCGAGCGAATACGAGCAGCTTCCGCCTCAGATTCAGTTCATTGTCGATCAGCACGTTCAGGAGCATATGGACGCGATTCAGGCACCAATTATCGCCCAGCAGCAAGCGGAAGCCGAAGCCGCGGCGCAGCAGCAAGCAGAGCAAGGACAACAAGCGGAAGCGGATCGGCAGTTCCAACGTGAAAGCAAGCAGCAAGACCACACCATGAAGATGCAGCAGGAGGCCATGAAGGGCCAAATGGCCATGCAGCAAGCGCAGGTAAAAGCCGGGGCAGGAGTGTAA
- a CDS encoding PBSX family phage terminase large subunit, which produces MTSLASNSVRLTDVIAPSFYDIHWDIIDGKHTHYWLSGGRGSTKSSFVSVAIIMDIMSDPEANAVVLRKVKDTLNDSVKEQLIWAIEALGVSQYWDMPETKLVLTYIPTGQEIRFRGADKPKKIKSMKFAKGYCKIIWYEELDEFTSMEEVRMINQSLMRGGPKFTVFYSYNPPKSANNWVNTEKNFTRDDRLTCHTNYLTVPQDWLGQQFIIEAEHLKVTKPLAYEHEYLGNVVGTGGEVFDNVQTRRISDEEIEEFYNIKRGLDFGYAIDPLAYTVSHYDAKHRILYIYHELYKVRLSNREAYEHIQHENKDNGYIYADSAEPKSISELLQYGLRIGAVKKGPDSIEYGIRFLQSLNSIVIDDTRCPETAREFLTYELDKDANGNFKAGYPDKNNHSIDSVRYAMNDEAIDFRDKKKQAADYDNSPEARVRRNIAKQGKPKKGVHAV; this is translated from the coding sequence ATGACATCCCTCGCAAGCAATAGCGTAAGACTCACGGATGTGATTGCTCCTTCGTTCTACGACATTCACTGGGACATCATTGACGGCAAGCATACGCACTACTGGTTATCCGGTGGACGTGGCAGCACCAAGTCTTCGTTTGTCAGCGTTGCAATCATCATGGACATTATGAGTGATCCTGAAGCAAATGCGGTTGTGCTGCGGAAAGTTAAGGACACGCTGAACGATTCCGTTAAGGAGCAGCTTATATGGGCGATAGAAGCGCTGGGAGTTTCACAATATTGGGATATGCCCGAAACCAAGCTGGTTCTTACCTACATCCCCACAGGGCAGGAGATCCGCTTCAGGGGCGCTGACAAGCCGAAGAAGATCAAGTCCATGAAGTTCGCCAAAGGATATTGCAAAATCATATGGTACGAGGAATTGGACGAGTTCACCAGCATGGAAGAAGTGCGGATGATCAACCAATCCTTGATGCGCGGTGGACCTAAGTTCACCGTTTTTTATTCGTATAACCCGCCAAAGTCCGCGAACAACTGGGTGAACACGGAAAAGAACTTCACCCGGGATGACCGGCTGACCTGTCACACGAACTATCTCACGGTACCGCAGGATTGGCTCGGGCAGCAGTTTATCATTGAGGCCGAACACCTGAAGGTGACAAAGCCGCTGGCGTATGAGCATGAATACCTGGGCAATGTGGTAGGTACAGGCGGGGAAGTCTTCGACAATGTGCAGACAAGACGCATCAGCGACGAAGAGATTGAAGAGTTTTACAACATCAAGCGTGGCCTTGACTTCGGTTATGCCATTGACCCGCTGGCTTACACCGTTTCCCACTACGATGCGAAGCACCGCATTTTGTACATTTATCATGAACTGTACAAGGTTAGGCTGTCGAACCGGGAAGCATACGAGCATATCCAGCATGAGAACAAGGATAACGGGTACATTTACGCGGATTCCGCTGAACCGAAGTCCATTAGTGAGCTGCTGCAATACGGATTACGCATTGGAGCGGTGAAGAAGGGGCCTGACAGCATCGAATACGGCATACGCTTCCTGCAATCGCTCAATTCCATCGTGATCGACGATACCCGGTGCCCGGAAACGGCGCGGGAGTTCCTCACCTACGAACTGGACAAGGACGCAAACGGAAACTTTAAGGCCGGCTACCCGGACAAGAACAACCACAGCATTGACTCTGTGCGCTATGCCATGAACGACGAAGCGATTGACTTCCGCGACAAGAAGAAGCAAGCAGCAGATTACGATAACAGCCCGGAAGCAAGAGTTCGGCGCAACATCGCCAAGCAGGGCAAGCCGAAGAAAGGAGTACACGCGGTATGA